One segment of Plasmodium vivax chromosome 14, whole genome shotgun sequence DNA contains the following:
- a CDS encoding hypothetical protein, conserved (encoded by transcript PVX_124185A) — protein sequence MKIRKGKVKTNERDYSYGGGFESYVYSKEVSNDVKSSLIEGEKLSNKFRNRGLTRDKRATVNTVLDNRTLLILKKLKDNMLNEIYGVVSSGKEAYVFNSHKYLSEEELRGVKQLLLRRRGRDGQDSGEQDSGEQDSDGQHSDDQNGGDHHSEDHHSDDQHSDNQHSDDLHSSDLHRADRHSDDLPGGGGARRRVRFAHESLYKVYHLSRHFDEEGAQKREEGEEVEEVEEGEEREEVEKGEEMEEAQDAKDAKNAEGSALDETYDIIDRMGEVAPEADEPNWDPFQNKKVAISFATKVYNTSVLVFKKRSQYIEGEFRFRNAYTKNTNPRKMVKQWSEKEFRNLRRILICGLRCPYPLVLKSNVIVMSMLGSLDSACPKMKDLILSPLKWKELYIECICILRQLFCSCKLVHADFSEYNLLYFYNHIYIIDVSQSMEHDHPYSLEFLKRDCVNITNFFKKKIGTLQNDMHESVGQLNGMLHGAKIDQEVSIKSTSGGRGESASEITNGVNDTNCENGPAQENGQNPGDCKPSESFYSHVQILPLKKLFDYIVSSSLPQDVTYFLERDKKEIHMDPSEITYLQIFGLIKNTTPIPKLNLRNIKKNRTYFEKLKRATAYYVTKFSVQNQSHIKKHADRSQVEEQIFLSSWIPSHLNEIKDIRTIEKDLKLLKKGKSMVSNFISNNYHTERSKHAPKNNTSVEHNSLEGESHSDAATGAKNHITNGDCTVDTQKEEIAESFTKTYAQKEDSNDGDNGGDPFEQGKETYKNGEHEGVGELSENRSPKSLGKVAPSNNLPDAHKSNAANDENNFVNSEQEEEVKFKGIIPEGVTRKEWSKLVKEQNREKRKHKIPKYQKKKKKKKAHLKKK from the coding sequence ATGAAGATCAGGAAGGGGAAAGTCAAAACGAATGAGAGGGACTACAGTTATGGGGGGGGATTCGAAAGCTACGTGTACTCCAAAGAGGTGAGCAATGATGTGAAAAGCTCGCTAATCGAGGGAGAAAAACTCTCCAACAAATTTCGAAACAGAGGACTGACCAGGGACAAAAGGGCAACTGTGAACACCGTGCTGGATAATAGAACGCtacttattttaaaaaagctcAAAGATAATATGCTGAACGAGATATATGGAGTGGTCAGTTCGGGGAAGGAGGCCTACGTCTTCAATTCGCATAAGTACCTGAGTGAGGAGGAGCTCCGGGGGGTGAAGCAGCTGCTGCTCAGGCGTAGGGGGCGCGACGGGCAGGATAGCGGTGAGCAGGATAGCGGTGAGCAGGATAGCGATGGGCAGCATAGTGATGATCAGAATGGGGGTGATCATCATAGTGAAGATCATCATAGCGATGATCAACATAGCGATAATCAACATAGTGACGATCTACATAGTTCCGATCTACATAGGGCCGATCGACATAGTGACGACCTCCCTGGCGGGGGAGGCGCGCGCAGGCGCGTCCGCTTCGCGCACGAGAGCCTGTACAAGGTGTACCACCTGAGCAGGCACTTCGATGAAGAgggggcgcaaaaaagggaggaaggggaggaagtggaagaagtggaagaaggggaggaaagggaggaagtggaaaaaggggaggaaatgGAAGAAGCACAGGATGCGAAGGATGCGAAGAACGCGGAGGGGAGCGCGCTAGACGAGACCTACGACATAATCGACAGAATGGGCGAAGTGGCCCCCGAGGCGGACGAACCCAACTGGGACCCTTTCCAAAACAAGAAGGTGGCCATCTCCTTCGCAACGAAGGTGTACAACACATCTGTGCTGGTGTTTAAGAAAAGGTCCCAGTACATCGAAGGAGAGTTCCGCTTCAGAAACGCCTACACCAAAAATACCAACCCAAGGAAAATGGTCAAACAGTGGTCAGAAAAAGAGTTCCGGAATTTAAGGCGAATATTAATATGTGGGTTGAGATGTCCCTATCCTTTGGTCCTAAAAAGTAACGTCATTGTGATGAGTATGTTAGGTAGCCTAGACAGTGCTTgccccaaaatgaaggacCTTATTTTGAGTCCCTTAAAATGGAAGGAGCTATACATTGaatgtatatgcattttgAGACAACTGTTTTGCAGCTGTAAACTTGTTCATGCAGATTTTTCAGAATATAATTTGCTTTACTTTTATAACCACATCTACATCATCGATGTGTCTCAGTCCATGGAGCACGACCACCCCTACTCCCTGGAGTTCCTAAAGAGAGACTGCGTAAACatcaccaatttttttaagaagaaaattggAACCCTTCAAAATGATATGCACGAGAGTGTGGGTCAGTTGAACGGCATGCTGCACGGGGCAAAGATTGACCAGGAGGTCTCCATAAAGAGTACaagtggggggaggggtgaaAGCGCTTCGGAAATAACGAATGGTGTGAATGATACCAACTGTGAGAATGGCCCCGCGCAGGAGAATGGCCAAAACCCAGGGGACTGCAAACCGAGCGAATCCTTCTACAGCCACGTGCAAATTCTGCCACTCAAAAAGCTGTTCGATTACATCGTTTCGTCCAGCCTACCCCAAGACGTTACCTACTTCCTAGAAAgggacaaaaaggaaatacacATGGACCCCTCAGAAATTACCTACCTTCAAATTTTTGGCCTAATAAAAAACACCACCCCAATACCCAAGCTGAATTtaaggaatataaaaaaaaatagaacatattttgaaaagctAAAAAGAGCCACGGCCTATTATGTAACAAAATTTTCTGTACAGAATCAGTCCCACATAAAGAAGCATGCCGATAGGAGCCAAGTGGAAGAACAGATCTTCCTAAGTTCGTGGATCCCATCACATTTGAACGAAATAAAAGATATCAGGACAATTGAAAAGGATCTGAAGCTTTTGAAGAAAGGAAAATCCATGGTCAGCAATTTTATTTCGAATAATTATCACACGGAGCGTTCTAAGCATGccccaaaaaataacaccTCCGTGGAGCATAACAGTTTGGAAGGAGAGAGTCATTCTGATGCAGCCACTGGGGCGAAGAACCACATAACAAACGGTGATTGCACAGTAGAtacgcaaaaggaagaaatagcTGAAAGTTTTACCAAGACGTATGCACAGAAGGAAGATTCAAATGATGGGGACAACGGGGGGGACCCTTTCGAACAGGGTAAGGAGACATATAAAAACGGTGAACACGAAGGAGTGGGTGAGTTAAGCGAGAACAGGTCTCCCAAGTCGCTTGGAAAAGTGGCACCTTCGAATAATCTACCCGATGCACACAAATCAAACGCAGCCAATGACGAAAACAATTTTGTGAACAGCgaacaggaggaggaagTCAAGTTTAAGGGAATAATTCCCGAGGGGGTAACGAGAAAGGAGTGGAGCAAATTAGTGAAAGAACAAAACAGAGAGAAAAGAAAGCACAAAATTCCAAAgtaccagaaaaaaaagaagaaaaagaaagcccacttgaaaaaaaaatga
- a CDS encoding hypothetical protein, conserved (encoded by transcript PVX_124200A), producing MQYYGSSYRKKLIFYNKRKKMLWKQLSKVPNMLLGKRGLRKAVLRFREIKRALKILFKLICRGNFHKLLNKVTTKIIKLWAKCVNNSNAMTKLCNKYYKISGLKIPICDFLFKNKMISTKMEKYSITTPRCYKKNKINRVTNKTSKSTHESMCSSNPNDHYVIDLYDETHIQTPFNGSFLSKNNDSTCESNYNSTQSSDCGRTNENDDLNSNSYLDNDMPSFETLEYDEDEVNESIKNCYLYNGYVNATTYKNSEEYKFLNHHLNEEKNKCADIAIDVSPRSYYDKQLEREKDKREACSQSEQEEDWDQTDAEIKHTQRKKRKRKNKIYEIYNSETTMTQNVYCENYLNENYSSSCDCSSEHSDDDLSANDFTDSDFDDNYFDDVCENDFVCSYSVHSYEAIQSAHDESS from the coding sequence ATGCAGTATTATGGTTCAAGCtacaggaaaaaattaattttttataacaagcGTAAGAAGATGCTGTGGAAACAGCTTTCGAAGGTGCCGAACATGCTGTTGGGAAAGAGGGGCTTGCGAAAAGCAGTCTTAAGGTTCAGAGAAATTAAGCGAGCACTTAAAATACTTTTCAAGCTGATATGTAGGGGTAACTTCCACAAACTGTTAAACAAAGTGACAaccaaaattataaaattgtggGCGAAGTGTGTGAATAATAGCAATGCAATGACGAAGCTGTGTAATAAGTACTACAAGATTAGTGGTTTAAAAATTCCCATATgtgatttcctttttaaaaataaaatgatcaGCACGAAAATGGAGAAGTACAGCATCACCACACCAcgatgttataaaaaaaacaaaattaacagAGTGACAAATAAAACAAGTAAAAGCACACATGAAAGCATGTGCTCATCAAATCCAAATGATCATTATGTAATTGATCTATATGATGAAACACACATACAAACACCATTCAATGGCTCTTTTCTTTCGAAGAATAATGATTCTACGTGCGAATCGAATTATAACAGCACGCAGTCAAGCGATTGTGGAAGAACGAATGAAAATGATGACTTAAACAGCAATTCATACTTAGATAATGATATGCCATCTTTTGAAACCCTTGAATATGACGAGGACGAAGTGAATGAgagcataaaaaattgctacCTTTATAATGGCTATGTAAACGCAACTACGTATAAAAATTCCGaggaatataaatttttgaaccatcatttaaatgaagaaaaaaataaatgtgcaGATATAGCAATTGATGTATCTCCACGAAGTTACTACGATAAGCAActtgaaagagaaaaagacaAACGAGAGGCGTGTAGCCAAAGCGAACAGGAAGAAGATTGGGACCAAACGGATGCAGAGATAAAACACACGcagagaaagaaaagaaaaagaaaaaataaaatatacgaAATTTATAACTCAGAAACAACAATGACGCAAAATGTGTACTGCGAAAATTACTTAAACGAGAACTACTCCTCTTCGTGTGATTGCTCCAGCGAACACAGTGATGATGACCTCAGCGCGAATGATTTTACGGACAGCGATTTTGATGATAATTACTTCGACGACGTTTGCGAGAATGACTTTGTGTGTAGCTACAGCGTACACAGTTATGAAGCTATTCAAAGTGCTCACGACGAATCGAGTTAA
- a CDS encoding small GTPase Rab2, putative (encoded by transcript PVX_124195A): MSPYEYLFKYIIIGDTGVGKSCLLLQFTDKRFRADHDLTIGVEFGARLINLDNKQIKLQIWDTAGQESFRSITRSYYRGAAGALLVYDITRRETFNHLNRWLDEVRQNSNPHMAIILVGNKCDLERREVSAEEGAQFARQNGLIFLETSAKTAKNVEEAFIYTARKIYDNILEDVYDLSNESYGIKYGPTNQYSRVKLDMPSMPESRSSFSCC; encoded by the exons atgtcTCCCTATGAATACCTGtttaaatacataataattgGCGATACAG gAGTTGGAAAAAGTTGTCTTTTGTTGCAATTTACAGACAAGCGATTTCGAGCTGATCATGATTTGACCATCGGTGTAGAATTTGGGGCGCGACTAATCAATTTAGACAATAAGCAAATTAAGCTTCAAATATGGGACAC CGCCGGCCAAGAGTCCTTTAGATCCATAACACGGTCATACTATCGGGGAGCAGCGGGGGCCCTATTAGTTTATGATATTACTCG ACGAGAAACGTTCAACCACCTAAACAGATGGCTAGATGAAGTGCGACAGAATTCAAACCCGCATATGGCTATCATTCTGGTGGGGAACAAATGCGACTTGGAGAGAAGAGAAGTTTCAGCCGAGGAAGGGGCGCAATTTGCTAGACAAAATGgattaatatttttagaaACCTCAGCCAAAACGGCGAAAAATGTGGAAGAA GCCTTCATTTACACcgcaagaaaaatatatgataacATCCTGGAGGACGTGTATGACCTAAGCAACGAGTCATACGGAATTAAATATGGGCCCACCAATCAATACTCAAGAGTGAAATTGG ACATGCCCTCGATGCCGGAATCAAGATCATCCTTCAGCTGTTGTTAA
- a CDS encoding hypothetical protein, conserved (encoded by transcript PVX_124190A) encodes MFIFFFFSFSFCKLNEKNADERSEFINNFNAEKCAQRRVQSGPEILEKRGVEEEPERKHTKKCCNNYELIKLEIEFVATLNVLTCEELEALFCFFFPEKIFSFSECTDKEIIIEHFLQNISSVSEKYSSLIKSGMCLAYDEPILNKDAKCATLQEYLNGLKASGEAQNSCADEPKVEGEVVSHEIDGKEREGVEGDTGGDGAKMGSDAAGEITAIEEIPQNGGNEEHGAMGEGGVDPMRKAASEANQLTSSVANERTGEDAAKVVKRRRTKKPKGLDAGTGQLNPKNQILINISDCDILKHNDKIFINLSALREVKADAERKGENDAILIVSGSGEAGTSGVEPGKVCTNEVETNEVDTHEVDKNEVDPVTTNPPTADPTADANANETAPSAKKASPERVSNPQANAASTGGGHENDVNPPLSVNKEAKRCRKKKDTNEKCTTQVGKKAQTGGENCTEGNSQPKKKIKVDDLPGDNSAQTEEGSPKGILLKESSNISGRPDEDKVKNGNTNTSRGNSPQSSSSDSSTPSKVMDEEKEFRSSDELVHARNIEQDEDTNDMKGDAADVHHSGLGETHEKNTTPVDQGGRVRKVVPLKGAAKMTAAKKINREENVKGKKRKKTNNDDEGNKANYSKKIKCPIGKKPNCPTRHNEIHQNKKTPPNGRGKASKLNMRGGDKAQCNASQRNSKNLKGGKCVGSTGGNGALSCVHKNSIKGKVPTRKKPHVDHSRHDGNNHLGGSKSNASLKRQFNSISAEGENRRNSAKMGTKQLCNVSKDNIIQADAMNWSRTRSCRLGR; translated from the exons atgttcatatttttttttttttctttttctttttgcaagCTGAACGAGAAGAACGCAGATGAACGGTCAGAGTTTATCAACAATTTCAATGCggaaaaatgtgcacaaagGAGAGTACAAAGTGGGCCAGAAATTTTGGAGAAAAGGGGAGTGGAAGAAGAACCCGAAAGAAAACACACAAAGAAGTGTTGCAATAACTACGAACTCATTAAACTTGAAATAGAATTTGTGGCAACTTTAAATGTATTAACATGCGAAGAATTGGAAGcactgttttgtttttttttccccgagaaaatattttcatttagtGAATGTACAGACAAGGAGATCATTATTGAgcactttttgcaaaacataAGTTCCGTTTCGGAGAAGTATTCCTCCCTCATTAAGTCGGGTATGTGTTTGG cATATGATGAACCCATACTTAACAAAGACGCCAAATGTGCCACTTTGCAAGAATACCTGAATGGGTTAAAAGCTTCGGGGGAAGCACAGAACAGTTGTGCGGATGAACCAAAGGTAGAAGGCGAGGTGGTCTCTCACGAGATAGACGGTAAAGAAAGAGAGGGTGTAGAAGGGGACACCGGTGGAGATGgcgcaaaaatgggttcaGATGCAGCAGGTGAGATTACTGCCATTGAAGAAATtccgcaaaatgggggaaatgAAGAGCATGGAGCGATGGGCGAAGGGGGGGTGGATCCAATGCGTAAGGCGGCTAGTGAGGCTAACCAGCTGACCTCCAGTGTGGCCAACGAACGAACCGGCGAAGACGCCGCCAAGGTcgtaaaaaggaggagaacgAAAAAGCCAAAAGGACTAGATGCAGGCACAGGGCAGCTGAACCCAAAGAATCAGATTCTGATAAACATCAGCGATTGCGACATCTTAAAGCACAACGATAAGATATTCATAAACTTGAGTGCTCTTCGGGAGGTAAAAGCAGACGCGGaacggaaaggggaaaatgacgCCATTCTCATTGTTAGCGGCTCAGGGGAGGCAGGCACGAGCGGGGTAGAGCCAGGCAAGGTGTGCACGAACGAGGTAGAAACGAATGAGGTAGACACGCATGAGGTGGACAAGAACGAGGTAGACCCCGTAACTACTAACCCCCCAACTGCTGACCCTACTGCAGATGCAAACGCCAACGAAACAGCCCCCTCGGCAAAGAAAGCCTCACCAGAACGGGTAAGCAACCCTCAAGCGAACGCAGCATCTACTGGGGGTGGCCACGAGAACGATGTGAACCCCCCACTCAGCGTGAATAAGGAGGCCAAACggtgcaggaaaaaaaaagacacgaATGAAAAATGCACTACGCAGGTGGGTAAAAAGgcccaaacggggggggaaaactgTACGGAGGGAAATAGCCaaccgaaaaaaaagataaaagtaGATGACCTGCCAGGAGACAATTCCGCCCAAACAGAAGAAGGCAGCCCGAAGGGGATCCTTCTTAAGGAGAGTAGCAACATAAGTGGTCGCCCAGATGAagataaagtaaaaaatggcaacacAAATACGAGCAGGGGAAATTCCCCCCAGAGTAGCAGCAGCGATAGTAGCACCCCTTCAAAGGTCATGgacgaagaaaaagaatttcGCTCCAGTGACGAATTAGTTCATGCAAGAAATATAGAACAAGATGAAGACACAAATGACATGAAGGGTGATGCGGCAGATGTGCATCACAGCGGGTTGGGAGAGACACACGAGAAGAACACTACGCCGGTGGACCAGGGAGGACGCGTTCGGAAGGTGGTCCCTTTAAAAGGGGCTGCTAAGATGACGGCTGCTAAAAAGATTAACAGGGAAGAAAAcgtaaaggggaaaaagaggaaaaagacaAATAATGACGATGAAGGGAATAAAGCAAATTACTCTAAGAAGATAAAATGCCCCATTGGGAAGAAACCCAACTGCCCCACACGCCATAATGAGATTcaccaaaataaaaagaccCCACCGAACGGTAGAGGAAAAGCAAGCAAACTTAACatgcgggggggggacaaaGCGCAATGCAACGCATCACAGCGGAATTCTAAAAACTTAAAAGGAGGCAAATGTGTAGGCAGTACAGGTGGTAACGGGGCGCTAAGCTGTGTTCACAAAAATAGCATTAAGGGAAAAGTACCTACTAGGAAAAAGCCACATGTTGATCACTCCCGTCATGATGGGAACAATCATTTGGGGGGATCGAAATCCAACGCGTCACTGAAAAGGCAGTTCAACAGCATATCTGCAGAGGGTGAAAATAGACGCAattctgcaaaaatgggaaccaAGCAATTATGTAATGTATCGAAGGATAACATAATTCAGGCTGATGCCATGAACTGGTCGCGCACACGTTCTTGCAGACTTGGTAGATAG